Proteins from one Listeria innocua genomic window:
- a CDS encoding DUF5081 family protein — MTVETIDVFSPVELYLLLSPIDAQHLFGVPDKLTFLLKGEDVFAEGFDRLKSKGILNNAGELTDGGGFLIDSLIEYYQSKKYVRMNQLMFAFPEKTPNELLVMIEITPQREYRFERMNKIYALEMIKDFFPLIRREPGERETEFLKEELTNEERKRATAFDPEKNFISMEFFHVDEEPKEKNNAKYYKQYLAFEMEDKLMMIDVVNDTYYHGSQYALLKLLFDELEFPYEEAK, encoded by the coding sequence ATGACAGTGGAAACGATAGACGTATTTTCCCCTGTTGAGTTATACCTTTTACTTTCTCCAATCGATGCGCAACACTTATTTGGTGTTCCTGACAAGCTTACTTTTTTATTAAAGGGAGAAGATGTTTTTGCTGAAGGGTTTGACCGGCTCAAGAGTAAAGGGATATTAAATAATGCAGGCGAGCTAACGGATGGCGGCGGCTTTTTGATTGATTCCTTAATTGAATATTATCAAAGTAAAAAGTATGTGCGTATGAACCAGTTGATGTTTGCTTTTCCAGAAAAAACACCCAATGAACTACTTGTAATGATTGAGATAACTCCTCAAAGAGAATATCGATTTGAACGAATGAATAAAATTTATGCGCTAGAAATGATAAAAGATTTCTTTCCGCTCATTCGTAGAGAACCTGGTGAAAGAGAGACTGAGTTTCTAAAAGAAGAATTGACTAATGAAGAGCGTAAACGAGCAACTGCTTTTGATCCGGAGAAAAATTTTATTAGTATGGAATTCTTTCATGTGGATGAGGAACCAAAAGAAAAAAACAATGCTAAATATTACAAACAGTACTTGGCATTTGAGATGGAAGACAAATTAATGATGATAGATGTTGTAAACGATACCTATTACCATGGAAGTCAGTATGCTTTATTAAAATTATTGTTTGATGAACTTG
- the essC gene encoding type VII secretion protein EssC gives MNREALLIVSNGQQCHKHHLSPEKVVTIGNTIEHEITYPELVESMEVKYDENSWNVGTTALQVNQSVKVDNLAFYLCQDLDTQVYDVVMNISVAFGAGTENDVTIDGTKSDFLLLRDAKEKLFKLQVLNGEIYHNFSLVTEDCVLEPGDQLYTDGVTITIGKEDISVLAVKNRVTSKLAPLFAADNSFGEDYPDYHRSPRIIYRAPEEKISMAKPSSKPSKPTDGLIKIILPPLIMVAITVMISIFQPRGLYIIMTIAMSAVTITMAIINYVKSRKKYKIDSKQRIESYDLYLKRKTKELHETSEKQRHALTYHYPDVTELEKMALRVDSRIYEKTMFHHDFLTFRVGRGAEASSFSVEFQQEEFSQDKDELIDEAVKIKGQFLSINEVPVATDLMHGPVGYIGPRRLVLEQLQMLVMQTSLFHSYYDLQFITIFPEEEKADWDWMRWLPHANMRDVNVRGFVYHERSRDQVLNSLYQILKERKQALTEQASKQEKLYFTPHYVVLITDEKLVLDHTVMEFFNEDPSELGVSLVFVQDVMESLPEHVKTVVDIRDAKSGNIILEQGDLVNRAFVPDHLPADFDKEVISRALAPLNHLQNLKNSIPESVTFLEMYGVERVEELNIAGRWAKNETYKSLAVPLGLRGKDDIVQLNLHEKAHGPHGLVAGTTGSGKSEIIQSYIISLGVNFHPYEVAFLLIDYKGGGMANLFKNMPHLLGTITNLDGAQSMRALASIKAELQKRQRLFGEHDVNHINQYQKLYKQGKATEPMPHLFLISDEFAELKSEQPEFMKELVSTARIGRSLGIHLILATQKPSGVVDDQIWSNSKFKLALKVQNASDSNEILKTPDAAEITLPGRSYLQVGNNEIYELFQSAWSGADYVPDKESTDYIDTTIYAINDLGQYDILTEDLSGLDKKDDLTKLPSELDAVIDHIHAYTEASGIEALLRPWLPPLEEQIFLPELHQVNTEELWSGEKQPLQATIGFLDIPQMQAQEPLTINLAKDGHLAVFSSPGYGKSTFLQTITMDLARQHNPERLHVYLLDLGTNGLLPLKKLPHVADTIMVDEEIKIGKLIRRLTLELKERKQKLSKYGVANISMYEKASKEEVPAILLVIDAFDSVGEAPYKDVFEKLIAQIAREGASVGIHLVMSAVRQNAIRVQMLASIKHQIPLFMIEPGEARSIVGKTDLAIEELPGRGLVKLEEPTVFQTALPVCADGTLEIIEKIQAESEAMSSEWNGSRPAPIPMVPEVINMLEYLENKQVQKSFSEGKTPIAVDFEDVLPVNLDVQTDGNTLVLTDNADVLERTMVSLTELIGQNMEVDIALYDNSSNRFQQYRNNVNIYAGEETAMNSASEQIVSVLEAREDGWKEIQRASNGEITLKMYVEELRPMYVLLTDSIYAAEQMSLEARKNMVRLIENGPKLGIYFVTGSQTGILYRARDEISGELRKQKTGILLGRISDQNILSLINNIYKEALLAPYEAYYIKQGQYEKIKLIAPNQ, from the coding sequence ATGAATAGAGAGGCTTTATTAATTGTTAGTAACGGGCAGCAATGTCATAAACACCATTTGTCCCCTGAAAAAGTCGTGACAATTGGTAATACAATCGAACACGAAATTACTTATCCAGAACTAGTTGAATCAATGGAAGTTAAATATGATGAAAACTCGTGGAATGTCGGTACAACAGCGCTTCAAGTGAACCAATCCGTGAAAGTGGACAATCTAGCATTTTATCTTTGCCAAGATTTGGATACGCAAGTGTATGATGTCGTCATGAACATTTCTGTAGCATTTGGCGCGGGAACGGAGAATGATGTTACGATTGATGGCACAAAATCAGACTTTTTACTTTTGCGTGATGCGAAGGAGAAACTGTTTAAATTACAAGTTTTAAATGGCGAAATTTATCATAATTTTTCTTTAGTAACAGAAGACTGCGTTCTAGAACCGGGTGATCAGCTCTATACGGACGGTGTGACGATTACAATCGGAAAAGAAGATATTAGTGTACTTGCTGTGAAAAATCGCGTGACGAGCAAATTAGCGCCTTTATTCGCAGCGGACAATTCGTTCGGTGAAGACTATCCAGATTATCACCGTTCTCCGCGGATTATTTACCGTGCTCCAGAAGAAAAAATCAGCATGGCGAAACCTTCTAGTAAGCCCTCCAAACCAACAGATGGCTTAATTAAGATAATTTTACCGCCGCTTATCATGGTTGCGATTACTGTGATGATTTCTATTTTCCAACCTCGCGGGCTGTATATTATTATGACCATCGCGATGTCGGCAGTAACGATAACGATGGCGATTATTAATTACGTAAAATCACGCAAAAAATACAAAATTGATTCAAAACAAAGAATCGAGAGCTATGATCTATATTTAAAACGAAAAACAAAAGAATTACATGAAACAAGCGAGAAGCAACGCCACGCCTTAACTTACCATTATCCGGATGTAACTGAACTGGAAAAAATGGCGTTACGCGTGGATTCGCGTATTTATGAAAAAACAATGTTCCACCATGATTTCTTGACTTTCCGAGTTGGACGCGGCGCCGAAGCAAGTAGTTTTTCCGTCGAATTTCAACAAGAAGAATTTAGTCAGGACAAAGATGAACTTATTGATGAAGCTGTGAAAATCAAAGGACAATTTTTATCTATTAATGAAGTGCCAGTTGCGACAGATTTAATGCACGGACCAGTGGGTTACATTGGACCGCGCCGTTTAGTATTAGAGCAACTTCAAATGTTGGTAATGCAAACATCCCTTTTCCATAGTTATTATGATTTGCAATTTATTACCATTTTCCCAGAAGAAGAGAAGGCGGATTGGGACTGGATGCGCTGGTTACCGCATGCGAATATGCGTGATGTGAATGTGCGTGGTTTTGTTTACCATGAACGTTCGCGCGACCAAGTGCTGAACTCGCTTTATCAAATTTTAAAAGAACGTAAACAAGCGCTCACTGAACAAGCGAGCAAGCAGGAAAAATTATATTTCACGCCACATTATGTAGTTTTGATTACCGATGAAAAATTAGTACTCGACCACACAGTGATGGAATTCTTCAATGAAGATCCAAGCGAACTAGGTGTTTCTTTAGTATTCGTACAGGATGTGATGGAGAGCTTGCCAGAACACGTGAAGACGGTCGTGGATATTCGTGATGCGAAGAGCGGGAACATTATTTTGGAACAAGGCGATCTGGTAAACCGAGCATTCGTGCCTGACCATTTGCCAGCAGATTTTGACAAAGAAGTAATCAGCCGTGCTCTTGCGCCGCTAAACCATCTACAAAACTTGAAAAACTCTATTCCAGAATCCGTCACTTTCCTTGAAATGTACGGTGTGGAGCGTGTCGAGGAGCTAAACATTGCTGGACGCTGGGCGAAAAATGAAACGTATAAGAGCCTTGCTGTACCACTAGGCTTGCGCGGGAAAGACGATATTGTTCAATTGAATCTACATGAAAAAGCGCACGGGCCGCATGGTTTGGTAGCTGGGACGACTGGTTCTGGTAAATCAGAAATCATTCAGTCTTACATTATCTCACTGGGCGTCAATTTCCACCCATATGAAGTCGCATTCTTGCTAATTGACTATAAAGGCGGCGGAATGGCGAACTTATTTAAAAACATGCCCCATTTACTTGGAACAATTACAAACTTGGACGGCGCGCAATCCATGCGTGCACTAGCTTCCATCAAAGCCGAATTGCAAAAAAGGCAACGGTTATTTGGCGAGCACGATGTTAACCACATCAACCAATACCAAAAACTATACAAACAAGGAAAAGCGACCGAACCAATGCCGCATTTATTCCTGATTTCGGATGAGTTTGCCGAGCTGAAATCAGAACAACCAGAATTCATGAAAGAACTCGTTTCGACAGCACGTATCGGGCGTTCACTCGGAATCCATTTAATCCTAGCAACCCAAAAACCAAGCGGCGTCGTGGATGACCAAATCTGGTCCAACTCCAAATTCAAACTGGCCCTAAAAGTACAAAACGCCAGCGATTCAAACGAAATTTTGAAAACACCAGACGCAGCAGAAATTACACTACCAGGTCGTTCATACTTGCAAGTTGGTAATAACGAAATTTACGAATTGTTCCAGAGTGCTTGGAGTGGCGCGGATTATGTGCCAGATAAGGAAAGCACGGATTATATTGATACGACGATTTATGCAATTAATGACTTGGGTCAGTATGATATTTTGACAGAGGATTTGAGCGGATTAGATAAGAAGGATGATTTGACGAAACTGCCGAGTGAACTTGATGCGGTGATTGATCATATTCATGCGTATACGGAGGCTTCTGGGATTGAGGCGTTGCTGAGACCTTGGCTGCCGCCGCTAGAGGAACAAATTTTCTTACCAGAATTGCACCAAGTAAATACTGAAGAGCTATGGAGCGGTGAGAAACAACCTCTTCAAGCTACCATTGGCTTTTTAGACATACCACAAATGCAAGCGCAAGAGCCATTAACAATTAATTTGGCAAAAGATGGGCATTTAGCTGTGTTTTCTAGCCCAGGTTACGGTAAATCGACTTTCTTACAAACAATAACAATGGACTTAGCAAGACAGCATAACCCTGAAAGATTGCATGTTTATTTACTAGATTTAGGAACAAATGGGCTACTACCTTTGAAAAAATTACCGCATGTTGCTGACACGATTATGGTAGATGAAGAAATTAAAATTGGAAAACTTATTCGTCGCTTAACACTAGAATTAAAAGAACGTAAGCAAAAATTGAGTAAATATGGTGTTGCGAATATTTCAATGTATGAAAAAGCAAGTAAGGAAGAAGTTCCAGCAATTTTACTCGTTATAGATGCATTTGATTCTGTTGGAGAAGCCCCTTATAAAGATGTATTTGAAAAACTAATTGCTCAAATTGCTCGTGAAGGAGCGAGTGTAGGGATTCATTTAGTTATGAGTGCAGTTAGACAAAATGCTATTCGAGTACAAATGTTAGCAAGTATAAAACATCAAATACCGTTATTTATGATTGAACCAGGTGAAGCAAGAAGTATTGTAGGAAAAACCGATTTAGCCATTGAAGAACTTCCGGGCCGTGGATTAGTTAAATTAGAAGAGCCAACTGTTTTCCAAACGGCACTGCCAGTTTGCGCGGATGGAACACTTGAAATTATTGAAAAAATCCAAGCGGAAAGTGAAGCGATGTCTAGCGAGTGGAACGGATCACGACCTGCGCCAATTCCAATGGTACCTGAAGTTATCAATATGCTTGAATATCTAGAAAATAAACAAGTCCAAAAATCATTTTCAGAAGGAAAAACGCCAATAGCAGTAGATTTTGAAGATGTATTACCAGTCAATTTAGATGTGCAAACAGATGGCAACACACTTGTTTTAACAGATAATGCAGATGTTTTGGAAAGAACCATGGTTTCGCTAACTGAACTAATTGGTCAGAATATGGAAGTGGATATTGCTCTATATGACAATTCGTCTAACAGATTCCAACAGTACAGAAACAACGTAAATATATACGCAGGTGAGGAAACTGCCATGAATAGTGCTTCAGAGCAAATTGTTAGCGTACTCGAAGCTCGAGAAGATGGTTGGAAGGAGATTCAACGGGCATCGAATGGAGAAATCACACTCAAAATGTATGTTGAAGAATTACGACCAATGTATGTACTACTAACGGATAGTATCTATGCTGCGGAACAGATGTCTCTGGAAGCTAGGAAAAATATGGTCCGACTAATTGAAAATGGACCTAAATTAGGTATCTACTTTGTTACCGGAAGCCAAACAGGAATTCTATATAGAGCTCGAGATGAAATTTCTGGTGAATTACGAAAACAAAAAACCGGTATCTTACTTGGACGGATTTCAGATCAAAATATTCTCAGTCTCATAAACAACATCTATAAAGAAGCTCTGCTAGCGCCGTATGAAGCGTATTACATTAAACAAGGTCAATATGAAAAAATTAAACTTATTGCACCAAATCAATAA
- the essA gene encoding type VII secretion protein EssA — MKFNIAVFIVLICFAFSPSVLAADSDSYLENSGKMDIKTDRLQKTNEEKTKELEDMEETELDKQGIPLFTDEMDEKIAKQKATEKAEYDRIKESLFEEEPTAGETVKKTKEKLFAEEYETKAATNETTVTETITEDETKKTKQKTVGGAIAGTLLALAGGIYVAARNVFE, encoded by the coding sequence ATGAAATTTAATATTGCAGTATTTATTGTATTGATTTGTTTCGCTTTTTCTCCTAGTGTCCTCGCTGCGGATTCGGATAGTTATCTTGAAAATAGTGGGAAAATGGACATTAAAACAGATCGTCTTCAAAAGACAAATGAAGAAAAGACCAAAGAACTGGAAGACATGGAAGAAACAGAGCTTGATAAACAAGGTATTCCACTTTTTACAGATGAAATGGATGAAAAGATAGCGAAACAAAAAGCGACAGAAAAAGCTGAATATGACCGGATTAAAGAGTCGTTGTTTGAAGAAGAGCCAACTGCTGGTGAAACGGTTAAAAAGACAAAAGAAAAATTATTTGCTGAAGAATATGAAACGAAGGCTGCAACAAATGAAACGACGGTTACGGAAACAATCACAGAAGATGAAACTAAAAAGACAAAGCAAAAAACAGTTGGTGGAGCAATTGCTGGAACACTTTTGGCTTTAGCTGGCGGAATTTATGTGGCGGCGCGTAATGTATTTGAATAG
- a CDS encoding EsaB/YukD family protein has translation MAKNTHMNVTVDFTNWGADKYDLRIPVHQPIKALIINLAETLKIEYKDLSKCTIKTTNKAILLSDDDKLTNFQIADGDILEIL, from the coding sequence ATGGCTAAAAATACACATATGAATGTGACGGTTGATTTCACTAATTGGGGTGCGGATAAGTATGATTTACGCATCCCAGTCCATCAACCAATTAAAGCATTAATTATTAATTTGGCAGAAACACTCAAAATAGAATATAAAGATTTATCCAAATGTACAATAAAAACGACGAATAAAGCTATTTTACTAAGCGATGATGATAAATTAACTAATTTTCAAATTGCTGATGGCGACATTTTAGAAATTTTATAG
- the essB gene encoding type VII secretion protein EssB yields the protein MNKTTEMDGTAYDFTYEDLAWSVTFPKSKTHAKELAQLELLEKPAAHFVPAKITSDSDSYTISYEIAQHTYGFEQVRKMEREDKLRALRNIADLSELLNTRYTFFLHPDNLIFDINLVPSIVHRGIKNILPPYELTEEIFFKQYQCFAIALFSKKFSFENLYNGSLSGARGTQFEKSILDAKTIQDIADILEEAYVKENKTVKKNMAIVPKKKYGTFRGLAVGFIIVAILLAIPVSYFAFIKVPLQNDLLTANENFLKTDYDKVITGLENVDPEKMPQSVQYELAYSYVNGEKMSDKKKENIMNTISLKSDQKNLLYWIYNGRGEFGKSLDIAKLLDDPTLAMYSLTKQIEQVQSDTKLSGDEKVERLKTLEENLKEYDEKVNAQTKETDASTNTEAK from the coding sequence ATGAATAAGACAACAGAAATGGACGGAACAGCTTACGATTTTACTTATGAGGATTTAGCGTGGAGTGTAACGTTTCCTAAATCAAAAACACATGCAAAAGAACTAGCGCAACTAGAATTATTAGAAAAACCAGCTGCTCATTTTGTTCCGGCAAAAATTACGAGCGATAGCGATTCCTATACGATTTCTTATGAGATTGCTCAACATACATATGGCTTTGAGCAAGTTCGCAAAATGGAACGCGAAGATAAGCTACGAGCGTTGCGGAATATTGCGGATTTAAGTGAATTACTGAATACACGCTATACTTTTTTCTTACATCCCGATAATTTGATTTTTGATATAAATTTAGTTCCGAGTATTGTTCACCGCGGGATTAAGAATATTTTACCACCATATGAATTGACCGAAGAAATATTCTTTAAGCAATATCAGTGTTTTGCGATTGCGCTGTTTTCCAAGAAGTTTTCTTTTGAAAATTTATATAATGGCTCGCTTTCGGGTGCTAGAGGAACTCAGTTTGAAAAAAGTATTTTAGATGCAAAAACGATTCAAGATATTGCTGATATTTTAGAAGAAGCTTATGTGAAAGAAAATAAAACTGTGAAAAAGAATATGGCAATTGTTCCAAAGAAAAAATACGGAACCTTTCGCGGACTTGCGGTTGGTTTTATTATTGTAGCGATTTTACTTGCCATTCCAGTGAGCTATTTTGCATTCATCAAAGTACCACTTCAAAACGATTTACTTACAGCGAACGAAAATTTTCTTAAAACAGACTACGACAAAGTAATTACAGGGCTTGAGAATGTGGATCCTGAAAAAATGCCGCAATCAGTGCAGTACGAGCTTGCTTATTCCTATGTTAACGGCGAAAAAATGAGTGATAAAAAGAAAGAAAACATTATGAATACCATCAGTTTGAAATCAGATCAGAAAAATTTACTTTACTGGATTTATAATGGTCGCGGTGAATTTGGTAAGTCACTAGATATTGCGAAACTTTTAGATGATCCAACACTTGCAATGTACAGCTTAACGAAACAAATCGAACAAGTCCAAAGTGATACAAAACTTAGCGGCGATGAAAAAGTAGAAAGACTAAAAACGCTAGAAGAAAATTTAAAAGAATATGATGAAAAAGTAAATGCACAAACGAAAGAAACAGACGCATCAACAAATACAGAAGCAAAATAA
- a CDS encoding WXG100 family type VII secretion target, with translation MGNVKIDAAKVAEAKKSAAIVEKSLESTHKKCKSVISYVEGASWSGKSRDAFLTFMELIEKYHADVKKNYKKQKKALTSLEDYVEDFENTSYFKDVKRL, from the coding sequence ATGGGTAATGTGAAAATTGATGCCGCAAAAGTTGCTGAAGCTAAAAAATCGGCTGCCATAGTGGAAAAAAGCTTAGAATCAACACATAAAAAATGCAAATCAGTTATTTCTTATGTAGAAGGCGCATCTTGGAGTGGTAAATCGCGGGACGCTTTCCTTACCTTCATGGAATTAATTGAAAAGTATCATGCTGATGTGAAGAAAAACTATAAAAAGCAAAAGAAAGCATTAACTTCCTTAGAAGATTATGTAGAGGATTTTGAGAATACTTCATACTTCAAGGATGTGAAAAGACTATGA